From Bordetella flabilis, the proteins below share one genomic window:
- a CDS encoding amino acid ABC transporter ATP-binding protein: protein MIEFKNVSKWYGDYLALDNVNAMVQQGEVLVVCGPSGSGKSTLIRTINRLEPIQKGAILIDGVDVHQCGSIDRMRSHIGFVFQQFNLFPHMNVRENLIMAPLLLKRMGKGEARDHAHALLDRVGLAHKAEAYPGELSGGQQQRVAIARALAMKPRIMLFDEPTSALDPEMVNEVLQVMKSLAADGMTMVCVTHEMNFARDVADTVWFMDAGAIVERAPPGEFFARPGTDRARKFLSDIRH from the coding sequence ATGATCGAATTCAAGAACGTCAGTAAATGGTACGGCGACTATCTCGCCCTCGATAATGTCAACGCCATGGTGCAGCAGGGCGAGGTACTGGTCGTATGTGGGCCCTCCGGATCTGGCAAGTCGACGCTGATCCGCACGATCAACCGCCTGGAGCCCATCCAGAAAGGCGCCATCCTGATCGACGGAGTGGACGTCCATCAATGCGGATCGATCGACCGTATGCGCAGCCATATCGGCTTCGTGTTTCAGCAGTTCAACCTGTTTCCACACATGAACGTGCGCGAGAACCTTATCATGGCGCCGCTGCTGCTGAAACGCATGGGCAAAGGCGAGGCGCGCGACCATGCCCATGCGCTGCTCGACCGCGTCGGGCTGGCGCACAAGGCCGAGGCCTACCCCGGCGAATTGTCAGGCGGGCAGCAGCAACGCGTGGCGATTGCGCGGGCGCTAGCCATGAAGCCGCGCATCATGCTGTTCGACGAGCCCACCAGCGCCCTCGACCCGGAGATGGTCAACGAGGTGCTGCAGGTGATGAAGTCCCTGGCCGCCGATGGCATGACTATGGTCTGCGTTACGCACGAAATGAACTTCGCGCGCGACGTGGCTGATACGGTGTGGTTCATGGATGCCGGCGCCATTGTCGAGCGGGCGCCGCCTGGGGAATTCTTCGCCCGGCCGGGCACGGACCGGGCACGCAAGTTCCTATCGGACATCAGGCATTGA
- a CDS encoding amino acid ABC transporter permease: MKYTFDFGALFGNGYPSLILAGLFTTLQMTLLAWLLAFALGSVLAVLRMLNIRPLNYLIVVYVAFHRNVPMLVHILLWYFGVAAIMPAAVNDAINAIGGEFFYATIAIGLVTAAYVSEDLRSAIRAIPRGQMEASRSLGLSYLQAMRKVILPQAFKIAIPPLTNQTLLLFKNTSLAMAIGLIELTGAGREIESATFKTFEVYSVVTVLYLAISLLLMGAGAYLSQRSTYVAKTR, translated from the coding sequence ATGAAATACACATTCGATTTTGGTGCGTTATTCGGTAACGGCTACCCGAGCCTGATACTGGCTGGGTTGTTCACGACCCTGCAAATGACTTTGCTGGCGTGGCTGCTGGCCTTCGCCCTGGGCAGTGTGCTGGCCGTGCTGCGCATGCTGAACATCCGGCCGTTGAATTACCTGATCGTCGTTTATGTGGCGTTCCATCGCAATGTGCCGATGCTGGTGCATATCCTGCTGTGGTACTTCGGGGTCGCCGCCATCATGCCGGCGGCGGTGAACGACGCCATCAACGCCATCGGGGGCGAGTTCTTCTACGCCACCATCGCGATCGGGTTGGTGACGGCGGCATATGTCAGCGAGGACCTGCGTAGCGCCATACGGGCGATTCCGCGCGGCCAGATGGAAGCATCGCGCAGCCTGGGCCTGAGCTACCTGCAGGCCATGCGCAAGGTCATTCTTCCCCAGGCGTTCAAGATCGCCATTCCACCGCTCACCAACCAGACGCTGTTGCTGTTCAAGAACACCAGTCTCGCCATGGCGATCGGGCTGATAGAACTGACCGGAGCCGGGCGCGAGATCGAATCCGCCACCTTCAAGACCTTCGAGGTCTACTCGGTGGTCACCGTCCTGTATCTGGCGATTTCGCTGCTGTTGATGGGTGCCGGCGCCTATCTCTCCCAACGGTCCACGTACGTGGCCAAGACTCGCTAA
- a CDS encoding amino acid ABC transporter permease — MLEILSDNWLLLLVGQWPNGALGGLAATILLALVSLLFAFPVGLLLALGRISSHRICYWPATAIVYVARGLPLIMFIFWAYFFLPLVIGASINGVVTMAAALIIYEGAYLSEIIRSGIQALPKGQMEAGRSLGLSHMQTMRKIVLPQALYNTIPSILSQFISTVKETSLGFVISVHELTFAAAQVNNMLLTKPFQVFTLLALTYFTLNLILTGVVKLVENRMRGTRIVVA; from the coding sequence ATGCTGGAAATCCTCTCCGATAACTGGCTGTTGCTGCTGGTGGGGCAATGGCCCAACGGCGCCTTGGGCGGGCTGGCGGCCACCATCCTGCTGGCGCTGGTCAGCCTGCTGTTCGCGTTCCCCGTCGGGCTGCTGCTTGCGCTGGGCCGCATCAGTTCGCACAGGATCTGCTATTGGCCTGCCACCGCCATCGTCTACGTGGCCCGCGGGCTGCCGCTCATCATGTTCATCTTCTGGGCGTACTTCTTCCTGCCCCTGGTGATCGGCGCTTCCATCAACGGTGTGGTCACCATGGCCGCGGCGCTGATCATTTACGAAGGCGCATACCTGTCCGAGATCATCCGCAGCGGCATTCAGGCGCTGCCCAAGGGCCAGATGGAGGCCGGACGCTCGCTGGGACTCAGCCATATGCAGACGATGCGCAAGATCGTGTTGCCGCAAGCCTTGTACAACACGATACCGAGCATACTGAGCCAGTTCATCTCCACCGTCAAAGAGACTTCACTGGGCTTCGTCATCAGCGTCCACGAACTTACTTTTGCCGCGGCCCAGGTCAACAACATGCTGCTGACCAAACCGTTCCAGGTCTTCACGCTTCTGGCGCTGACCTACTTCACGCTGAACCTGATCCTGACGGGCGTCGTCAAGCTCGTCGAAAACCGCATGCGCGGCACGCGCATCGTGGTGGCCTAG
- a CDS encoding LysR family transcriptional regulator has translation MLTFKQIEALYWVVHLNGFANAAERLNTTQSAITKRIQELETGFDVQIFNRSGQKATLTRTGEELLEMAADLLGRRDQMLLKIKGFKPFSGSLRLGITEITAMTWLPQLMQTLRNAFPELVVQPKIDMAWQLQKSLSNGQLDMAIVHWEVRHPHLEAEPIAQVDFAWAGSPAVVSPSRVYSPEDISRMNIVRQDPDSALNAIYDEWLAPYTPQSNLFTINSLQAMVGMTVAGFGVACIPTAFFSDLIKSRKLILARATKPMPSSLYCAMYAKQSNTMFYREIARIARDVCDFSRPYGGLNA, from the coding sequence ATGCTCACTTTCAAGCAGATCGAAGCCCTTTACTGGGTCGTCCATCTCAACGGCTTCGCCAATGCCGCCGAGCGCTTGAACACGACGCAATCGGCCATCACCAAACGCATCCAGGAGCTGGAAACGGGCTTCGACGTCCAGATCTTCAACCGCAGCGGACAGAAAGCCACCCTGACGCGCACCGGGGAAGAGCTGCTGGAGATGGCCGCCGACCTGCTGGGCCGGCGCGACCAGATGCTGCTGAAGATCAAGGGCTTCAAGCCTTTCTCGGGCTCGCTGCGGCTGGGAATCACCGAAATAACCGCCATGACATGGTTGCCGCAGCTGATGCAGACCTTGCGCAACGCGTTTCCCGAACTGGTTGTTCAGCCGAAGATCGATATGGCCTGGCAGTTGCAGAAGAGCCTGTCGAACGGGCAGTTGGACATGGCGATCGTGCATTGGGAGGTGCGCCACCCGCACCTGGAAGCCGAGCCCATCGCGCAGGTGGATTTCGCATGGGCGGGAAGCCCGGCAGTCGTCTCGCCGTCGCGGGTCTATTCGCCCGAAGATATCTCGCGCATGAACATCGTGCGGCAGGACCCGGATTCGGCCCTGAATGCCATTTACGACGAATGGCTGGCGCCCTACACGCCGCAGTCCAACCTGTTCACCATCAACAGCCTGCAGGCCATGGTGGGGATGACCGTAGCCGGTTTCGGGGTCGCATGCATTCCCACGGCTTTTTTCTCCGACTTGATCAAGAGCCGCAAACTGATACTGGCGCGCGCCACCAAGCCCATGCCCAGTTCGCTCTACTGCGCCATGTATGCCAAACAGTCGAACACCATGTTCTATCGCGAGATCGCGCGCATTGCACGGGACGTCTGCGATTTTTCACGGCCTTACGGCGGCCTCAATGCCTGA
- the leuC gene encoding 3-isopropylmalate dehydratase large subunit — translation MSSASAPRTLFDKIWSRHQVLQRDDGASLLYVDRHLVQDGSAPAFAMLRQRGLSVHSPQRSFATPDHYVPTDTRDLSTIADPEKRAMADALRQDAKEAGMQFFGLDDARQGIIHVVGPEQGLSLPGMLIVCGDSHTATHGAMGAFAFGIGASEVAHVLATQSVWQRKPPTMRVTVTGRLQAGVTAKDIILGVIAQIGAAGATGHVIEYAGPAITALSMEGRMTVCNMSIEAGARAGMIAPDETTFAWLHGRPYAPSGAAWDEALAQWRTLRTDDGATFDREVTLDAGALQPMVTWGNSPEDALPVSGRVPDPASASDAARQASMARTLEYMGLRPGMALTDIAVDRVFIGSCTNGRIEDLRQAAEVARGRRVAAGVQAWVVPGSQQVKLQAEQEGLDRVFREAGFEWRYAGCSMCLATNGDQVAPGQRCASTSNRNFVGRQGPGSRTHLMSPVMAAAAAVSGHLADPRPLLDRS, via the coding sequence ATGTCATCCGCCTCCGCGCCCCGCACGCTGTTCGACAAGATCTGGTCGCGGCACCAGGTCCTTCAACGTGACGATGGGGCCAGCCTGTTGTATGTCGATCGCCATCTGGTCCAGGATGGCTCCGCGCCGGCCTTCGCCATGCTGCGCCAACGGGGACTGAGCGTCCACAGCCCGCAGCGCAGTTTCGCCACGCCGGACCACTATGTCCCGACCGACACGCGTGACTTGTCCACGATCGCCGATCCGGAAAAGCGCGCCATGGCGGATGCCCTGCGGCAGGATGCCAAGGAAGCGGGCATGCAGTTCTTCGGCCTGGACGACGCGCGCCAGGGCATCATCCACGTGGTCGGGCCGGAACAGGGGCTGAGCCTGCCCGGCATGCTGATCGTATGCGGCGACAGCCATACCGCCACGCATGGCGCGATGGGCGCGTTCGCCTTCGGCATCGGCGCCTCGGAAGTCGCCCACGTGCTGGCCACGCAATCGGTCTGGCAGCGCAAGCCACCGACGATGCGTGTGACGGTAACCGGCCGGCTGCAGGCCGGCGTGACGGCAAAGGACATCATCCTGGGCGTCATCGCGCAGATCGGCGCGGCAGGCGCAACCGGCCATGTCATCGAGTACGCCGGCCCCGCCATCACGGCGCTGTCCATGGAAGGCCGCATGACGGTGTGCAATATGTCGATCGAAGCGGGCGCGCGCGCCGGCATGATCGCGCCGGACGAGACGACCTTCGCCTGGCTGCATGGCCGTCCGTACGCGCCCTCGGGCGCGGCCTGGGACGAGGCCCTGGCGCAATGGCGCACCCTGCGCACGGATGACGGTGCGACGTTCGACCGCGAGGTCACGCTGGACGCCGGCGCCCTGCAGCCCATGGTCACGTGGGGCAACAGCCCGGAAGACGCCTTGCCGGTGTCCGGGCGCGTGCCCGACCCCGCGAGTGCGTCCGATGCGGCGCGCCAGGCTTCCATGGCGCGGACGCTGGAATACATGGGACTGCGTCCCGGCATGGCCCTGACGGACATCGCCGTCGACCGGGTCTTTATCGGGTCGTGTACCAACGGCCGCATTGAAGACCTGCGCCAGGCCGCCGAGGTCGCGCGCGGCCGGCGGGTCGCTGCCGGTGTGCAGGCCTGGGTCGTACCGGGTTCCCAGCAGGTCAAGCTGCAGGCGGAGCAGGAGGGCCTGGATCGGGTGTTCCGCGAGGCGGGCTTCGAATGGCGCTATGCAGGCTGTTCGATGTGCCTGGCGACCAACGGCGACCAGGTGGCGCCGGGCCAGCGCTGCGCGTCGACCTCCAACCGGAATTTCGTCGGCCGGCAGGGCCCTGGCTCGCGCACCCATTTGATGAGTCCCGTGATGGCCGCTGCCGCCGCGGTCAGCGGGCACCTTGCCGACCCGCGGCCTTTGCTGGACCGGAGCTGA
- the gcvA gene encoding transcriptional regulator GcvA: MSRRLPPLNALRAFEASARNASFTRAAQELCVTQGAISRHVAALEDWTKAQLFLRGRHGIELTGPGQAYFRTVRAALDQIEQATRQLQQQPDDHRLRIKLPPTFAIKWLVPRLARFHAARRDIDVQITTSHQRADFDREDVDISIHSETQPPAGPGYRRLFGETLLPVCAPGLLDKAPRLSTPEDLAEHVLLCSLNRPHDWPTWLSAAGVHDVDGNSGLKFENAALAYQAAIDQLGVMIAQLAFVSDDLLAGRLVAPLALRVATPGAYVLAYRSDRPKPERVQAFEDWIVREAAEMEARLAG, encoded by the coding sequence ATGTCTCGCCGCCTCCCTCCGCTGAACGCGCTGCGCGCCTTCGAAGCGTCGGCCCGCAACGCCAGCTTCACCCGGGCCGCGCAGGAGCTTTGCGTCACGCAGGGCGCGATCAGCCGCCACGTCGCCGCCCTGGAAGACTGGACCAAGGCCCAGCTCTTCCTGCGCGGGCGCCACGGAATCGAACTGACCGGGCCCGGGCAGGCATACTTCCGCACGGTGCGCGCGGCCCTGGACCAGATCGAACAGGCGACACGGCAGCTGCAGCAACAGCCCGACGACCACCGCCTGCGCATCAAGCTGCCGCCCACCTTCGCGATCAAATGGCTGGTGCCGCGCCTGGCCCGCTTCCATGCCGCGCGGCGCGACATCGACGTGCAGATCACCACCTCCCATCAACGCGCGGACTTCGACCGCGAGGACGTGGACATCAGCATTCATTCGGAAACTCAGCCGCCCGCCGGACCGGGCTACCGGCGCCTGTTCGGCGAGACGCTGCTGCCCGTCTGCGCGCCGGGGCTGCTGGACAAGGCGCCGCGGCTGAGCACACCGGAAGACCTGGCGGAGCACGTGCTGCTTTGCTCCCTGAACCGCCCGCACGACTGGCCGACCTGGCTCTCGGCGGCGGGGGTTCACGATGTGGATGGCAATAGCGGCCTGAAGTTCGAAAACGCCGCATTGGCGTACCAGGCGGCCATCGACCAACTGGGCGTGATGATCGCGCAGCTGGCTTTCGTCAGCGACGACCTGCTGGCCGGCCGGCTCGTGGCGCCGTTAGCCCTGCGCGTCGCCACGCCCGGCGCGTATGTCCTGGCCTATCGCAGCGATCGACCGAAACCCGAACGCGTGCAGGCGTTCGAAGATTGGATCGTGCGCGAAGCGGCAGAAATGGAAGCGCGCCTGGCGGGATAG
- a CDS encoding Bug family tripartite tricarboxylate transporter substrate binding protein has product MIKAHAWLAAVVLAACSVAGTTPALAEYPDHPIKMVVPWPPGGGVDTMGRLIAQGLSQRLGQPVVVDNRAGAGGNIGTEVASRLPADGYNLLMGSISPNAVNKYLYSHLGFDPVKDFAPIAYVSSVPNILVVPAASPFKTMQELVAYAKANPGKLNYGSGGVGSSQHLAAVQFAAATKINIVHVPYKGTSPAEADLMAGHISLMLDTTTCLPMIKSGKLRALAVASRQRNPALPDVPTLDELGVPNVYASSWYGLMAPAGTPQPIIDKLNQATNEVLKSDDMRARMLEYGAEIGGGTPAEFASFIDSEMKRYKDIVELSGAKLD; this is encoded by the coding sequence ATGATCAAAGCGCATGCCTGGCTCGCGGCCGTGGTGCTGGCCGCCTGTAGTGTCGCGGGCACGACGCCCGCCCTCGCCGAATATCCCGACCATCCGATCAAAATGGTGGTGCCCTGGCCCCCCGGAGGCGGCGTGGACACGATGGGGCGCCTGATCGCGCAGGGTCTCTCCCAGCGCCTGGGGCAGCCGGTCGTCGTCGACAATCGCGCAGGCGCGGGCGGCAACATCGGCACCGAAGTGGCGTCGCGCCTGCCTGCCGACGGCTACAACCTGCTGATGGGCTCCATCAGCCCCAATGCCGTCAACAAGTACCTGTACTCGCACCTGGGCTTCGACCCGGTGAAGGACTTCGCGCCGATCGCCTACGTGTCTTCCGTGCCGAACATCCTGGTGGTGCCGGCGGCCTCGCCCTTCAAGACCATGCAGGAGCTGGTTGCGTACGCCAAGGCCAACCCTGGCAAGCTGAACTATGGTTCCGGCGGGGTCGGGTCGTCGCAGCACCTGGCCGCGGTGCAGTTCGCGGCCGCAACCAAGATCAATATCGTCCATGTCCCGTACAAGGGCACGTCTCCGGCGGAAGCGGATCTCATGGCCGGGCATATCTCGCTGATGCTCGACACCACGACCTGCCTGCCGATGATCAAGAGCGGCAAGCTGCGTGCGCTGGCGGTGGCCTCGCGCCAGCGCAATCCGGCCTTGCCGGACGTGCCGACCCTGGACGAGCTGGGCGTGCCGAATGTGTACGCCTCTTCCTGGTACGGCCTGATGGCGCCGGCCGGCACGCCGCAGCCCATCATCGACAAGCTGAACCAGGCCACCAACGAAGTGCTGAAGAGCGACGACATGCGCGCCCGCATGCTGGAGTACGGCGCCGAGATCGGCGGCGGTACGCCCGCGGAGTTCGCCTCGTTCATCGACTCCGAAATGAAGCGCTACAAGGACATCGTCGAGCTTTCGGGCGCCAAGCTCGATTGA
- a CDS encoding ABC transporter substrate-binding protein — MSLKTILKCVPLLAALSASGVAHADALADVKARGTLVCGTLGTSEPFSFQDPKTRQVVGYEVDLCRKVAEHLGVKLEIKMIAVAARIPELAGGRVDVVAANLGWTPERAQQIDYSYQHYVSPQKILIRRDDAATLATPADLADKRVSAVSGSSSEAGAKKLIPGVTTVTFKDPPTAFMALQQKKVSGFVGSELMLLKFKQDAESSPVKLDIIEKPLFVEPWGIGLRKGEDGLRKEVNQVLSQLETSGELQVIYDRWFGPDTKFPSKRVFKVEEIKD; from the coding sequence ATGAGCCTCAAGACAATTCTGAAGTGCGTGCCGTTGCTGGCGGCATTGAGCGCGAGCGGCGTGGCGCACGCCGACGCGCTGGCTGACGTCAAGGCGCGTGGCACGCTGGTGTGCGGCACGCTGGGCACTTCCGAGCCGTTCAGTTTCCAGGACCCGAAGACTCGCCAGGTCGTGGGCTACGAAGTGGATCTATGCAGGAAGGTCGCCGAGCATCTGGGCGTCAAGCTGGAGATCAAGATGATCGCCGTCGCCGCCCGCATTCCGGAATTGGCCGGCGGCCGCGTGGACGTGGTGGCCGCCAACCTGGGATGGACACCGGAGCGAGCGCAGCAAATCGACTACAGCTACCAGCACTACGTCAGTCCGCAGAAGATCCTGATCCGGCGTGACGATGCGGCAACGCTGGCCACGCCGGCCGATCTGGCCGACAAGCGCGTCAGCGCGGTATCGGGATCGTCGTCCGAAGCGGGTGCGAAGAAACTGATCCCCGGCGTGACGACGGTGACCTTCAAGGATCCGCCCACCGCTTTCATGGCCCTGCAGCAAAAGAAGGTCTCCGGCTTCGTCGGCTCGGAACTGATGTTGCTGAAGTTCAAGCAGGATGCCGAGAGCTCGCCGGTGAAGCTCGACATTATCGAGAAACCGCTGTTCGTGGAGCCCTGGGGGATCGGCTTGCGCAAGGGCGAAGATGGGCTGCGTAAGGAAGTGAACCAGGTACTGTCCCAACTGGAGACGTCCGGTGAGCTGCAGGTGATATACGACCGCTGGTTCGGCCCGGATACCAAGTTCCCGAGCAAGCGCGTGTTCAAGGTTGAAGAAATAAAGGATTGA